A single window of Cytobacillus dafuensis DNA harbors:
- the guaA gene encoding glutamine-hydrolyzing GMP synthase, with product MQGQEMIVVLDFGSQYNQLITRRIREFGVYSELHPHTITAEEIKKMNPKGIIFSGGPNSVYEEGAFRCDEEIFELGLPIFGICYGMQLMTMHFGGKVEKAKHREYGKAEIKIENQSKLFADLPTVQTVWMSHGDLVVEAPQGFTVDGINPSCPIAAMSNEERSMYAVQFHPEVLHSVYGNDILKNFVFGVCECKGDWSMENFIEVEMEKIRQTVGDKKVLCALSGGVDSSVVAVLIHKAIGDQLTCIFVDHGLLRKEEAEGVMKTFAEGFHMNVIKVDAQERFLSKLKGVADPEQKRKIIGNEFIYVFDDEAAKLEGIEFLAQGTLYTDIIESGTATAQTIKSHHNVGGLPEDMQFTLIEPLNTLFKDEVRALGTELGIPDEIVWRQPFPGPGLGIRVLGEISDDKLEIVRESDFILRDEIKKAGLDRDVWQYFTVLPNIRSVGVMGDARTYDYTIGIRAVTSIDGMTSDWARIPWDVLEVISSRIVNEVAHVNRVVYDITSKPPATIEWE from the coding sequence ATGCAAGGTCAAGAAATGATTGTTGTTTTAGATTTTGGAAGTCAGTATAACCAGTTAATTACACGAAGAATTAGAGAGTTTGGTGTTTATAGTGAATTGCATCCTCATACGATTACCGCTGAGGAAATTAAAAAGATGAATCCTAAAGGAATCATTTTTTCTGGCGGTCCTAACAGCGTATACGAGGAAGGTGCTTTTCGCTGTGACGAGGAAATTTTCGAGCTTGGCTTGCCTATTTTCGGTATTTGCTATGGAATGCAATTAATGACGATGCATTTCGGTGGTAAGGTAGAAAAGGCGAAACATCGTGAATATGGTAAAGCAGAGATTAAAATTGAAAATCAATCAAAGCTATTTGCTGATTTACCGACTGTACAAACGGTTTGGATGAGTCATGGTGATTTAGTTGTTGAAGCTCCTCAAGGATTTACTGTCGATGGAATAAATCCTTCATGTCCGATTGCTGCCATGAGTAATGAAGAACGTAGTATGTATGCTGTTCAATTCCATCCAGAAGTTCTACACTCTGTATATGGAAATGATATTCTGAAGAATTTTGTTTTCGGTGTATGTGAGTGTAAAGGCGATTGGTCGATGGAGAATTTTATTGAAGTTGAAATGGAAAAAATCCGTCAAACTGTTGGAGATAAAAAAGTACTTTGCGCTTTAAGCGGCGGTGTTGATTCCTCCGTGGTAGCTGTACTTATTCATAAAGCCATTGGTGATCAGTTAACATGTATCTTTGTTGATCATGGTCTGCTTCGTAAAGAGGAAGCAGAAGGTGTTATGAAGACTTTTGCAGAAGGCTTCCATATGAATGTCATTAAGGTTGACGCACAAGAGCGCTTCTTAAGTAAGCTAAAGGGCGTAGCTGATCCAGAACAGAAGCGTAAGATTATTGGAAATGAATTTATTTATGTCTTTGATGATGAGGCAGCTAAGCTTGAGGGTATTGAGTTTTTAGCGCAAGGAACACTTTATACAGATATTATCGAAAGCGGCACAGCGACTGCTCAAACAATCAAGTCCCATCATAATGTGGGCGGACTTCCAGAAGATATGCAATTTACGTTAATTGAGCCATTAAACACTTTATTTAAAGATGAAGTAAGAGCATTAGGAACAGAGCTAGGAATTCCAGATGAAATTGTTTGGAGACAACCATTCCCAGGTCCTGGTCTAGGTATCCGTGTTCTTGGAGAAATCTCTGATGATAAACTTGAAATCGTTCGTGAATCAGATTTTATTTTACGCGACGAAATCAAAAAGGCAGGACTTGACCGTGATGTATGGCAATATTTCACTGTACTGCCTAACATCAGAAGTGTAGGCGTTATGGGAGATGCTCGTACTTATGACTACACGATCGGCATACGTGCCGTAACTTCCATTGATGGAATGACATCTGACTGGGCAAGAATTCCTTGGGATGTACTTGAAGTTATTTCATCGCGAATTGTAAACGAAGTAGCTCATGTAAACCGTGTTGTGTACGATATTACAAGCAAGCCGCCAGCTACAATTGAGTGGGAGTAA
- a CDS encoding DUF4129 domain-containing transglutaminase family protein, which produces MTSRKVPKDLASFLLYAFGFLLLWEWLRPLEQLTDTSNIIIFILFIIVSLFLSYIGAPLFISSFIKCVFIVFAIHFLYFEGSFFQTEWVSLFIKDLLENIGVVVERDWSNLSNIFRSLLFFVLLWLLAYLIQYWLIARRQIFIFFFMTLIYITVLDTFSPYEAGAAIIRTVISGFAIMGMLTFYRLLDKEFVQKKPTLSRKWMIPLTIMIVISVSFGLAAPKAEPIWPDPVPFFKSYGKGSGGEGGGVRSIGYDEDDSRLGGPFIGNDQLVFTAQVESRHYWKVETKDIYTGKGWDTSGSREYRSPFTGEDEVPIFSFFEHDGVEKEEERSILNANIHDRYIVYPLGIKRIDTPLHPNSTYSLENYTEKIHSASIFNYSVVFDAPKFSVTALMKASEGAAIESELLDRYTQLPEELPQRVRDLALEITAGKNTWYEKAKALEDYLKGSNFTYDQKEVAIPGPEDDYVDQFLFDTQIGYCDNFSTSMVIMARSLGIPTRWVKGYTEGEYKGQAENNRKIFEVTNNNAHSWVEVFFPGIGWVPFEPTKSFSNSVQFNYDYSTQSNSQTPLEQPKSEVKDKPDLLEEKEEKASTSFSFKKLISSFKVFWEKKWKWLVGFIIALIVLAFVIYRVRGKWLPYYLALRYKWSKKDDNFQRAYLLLLRELKRYGLPRKEGQTLRDYAEYVDRFFSTTEMTRLTARYEKLIYRGELNEGSWKETKKLWENLIKKTIA; this is translated from the coding sequence ATGACTTCCCGAAAGGTTCCAAAGGATTTAGCCAGCTTTCTATTATATGCTTTTGGCTTCCTGCTGCTTTGGGAGTGGTTAAGACCGCTCGAACAGCTAACAGATACATCGAATATTATTATATTTATTCTTTTTATTATCGTTTCCCTATTCTTGTCTTATATAGGGGCACCTCTATTTATTAGTAGTTTTATTAAATGTGTGTTTATTGTCTTTGCCATACACTTTTTATACTTTGAGGGCTCTTTTTTTCAAACAGAATGGGTATCTCTGTTCATTAAGGATCTTCTGGAGAACATCGGAGTAGTCGTAGAGAGAGATTGGTCTAATTTGAGCAATATCTTTAGAAGCTTATTATTTTTTGTGCTTCTATGGTTATTGGCGTATTTAATTCAATATTGGCTGATTGCCAGAAGACAAATTTTTATCTTTTTCTTCATGACATTAATTTATATTACGGTTCTTGACACATTCAGTCCGTATGAAGCAGGAGCAGCAATAATAAGAACGGTTATATCTGGCTTTGCGATTATGGGTATGCTGACTTTTTACAGGCTTCTTGATAAAGAATTTGTACAAAAAAAGCCTACATTATCCCGAAAATGGATGATCCCTTTAACGATTATGATAGTTATAAGTGTTAGTTTTGGACTAGCTGCTCCAAAGGCAGAACCGATATGGCCAGACCCTGTTCCATTTTTTAAATCGTATGGAAAGGGAAGTGGAGGCGAGGGCGGCGGTGTTCGCAGTATTGGGTACGACGAGGATGATTCACGGCTTGGCGGGCCATTCATAGGGAATGATCAGCTTGTGTTTACAGCTCAGGTGGAGTCTCGTCATTATTGGAAGGTAGAAACAAAGGATATTTATACTGGTAAAGGGTGGGATACATCAGGATCTAGGGAATATAGATCTCCATTTACTGGAGAAGACGAAGTTCCTATCTTTTCGTTTTTTGAACATGATGGGGTGGAAAAAGAAGAGGAGAGAAGTATTCTAAATGCTAATATCCATGACAGGTATATTGTTTATCCTTTAGGAATTAAGAGAATTGATACACCTCTCCATCCTAACAGTACTTATTCATTGGAAAATTATACTGAAAAAATTCATTCCGCTTCGATTTTTAATTATTCCGTTGTTTTTGATGCACCGAAGTTCAGTGTAACTGCTCTAATGAAAGCAAGTGAAGGGGCAGCGATAGAAAGTGAGTTACTTGATCGATACACACAGCTTCCTGAAGAACTACCCCAAAGAGTTCGAGACTTGGCATTAGAAATAACTGCTGGAAAGAACACTTGGTACGAAAAAGCAAAAGCATTAGAAGACTATTTAAAGGGCTCCAATTTTACTTATGACCAAAAAGAGGTTGCTATCCCTGGTCCAGAAGATGATTATGTCGATCAGTTTTTATTTGATACGCAAATAGGATATTGTGATAACTTCTCTACGTCAATGGTTATCATGGCTAGATCGCTTGGGATTCCTACAAGATGGGTCAAAGGATATACAGAAGGGGAATATAAGGGACAGGCTGAAAACAACCGTAAAATTTTTGAAGTGACGAACAATAATGCCCATTCATGGGTAGAAGTGTTTTTCCCTGGTATTGGCTGGGTTCCGTTTGAACCAACGAAAAGCTTTTCAAATAGTGTTCAATTTAATTATGATTATTCTACCCAAAGTAATTCTCAGACTCCGTTAGAACAGCCAAAAAGTGAAGTGAAGGACAAGCCGGATCTATTAGAAGAAAAAGAAGAGAAAGCGTCCACTTCCTTTTCTTTTAAAAAGCTTATCAGTTCATTTAAGGTGTTTTGGGAGAAAAAATGGAAGTGGCTAGTAGGATTTATAATCGCATTAATTGTCTTGGCTTTTGTCATTTATCGTGTCCGTGGTAAATGGCTTCCCTACTACTTAGCTTTAAGATATAAATGGTCGAAGAAGGATGATAACTTCCAGCGGGCTTATTTACTATTATTACGTGAACTGAAACGCTACGGCTTGCCGCGAAAAGAAGGGCAAACATTAAGAGATTATGCAGAATACGTTGATCGTTTCTTTTCGACTACTGAAATGACCCGATTAACTGCCCGTTATGAGAAATTAATTTATCGAGGCGAATTAAATGAGGGAAGCTGGAAAGAGACAAAGAAATTGTGGGAAAATTTAATCAAAAAAACAATCGCTTGA
- a CDS encoding NCS2 family permease, producing MKKYFQFEELGTNYRREFLGGLTTFLAMAYILVVNPMTLTLQTVPDFPDSLRMDYGAVFVATALSAAVGSIIMGLVAKYPLSLAPGLGLNAFFAYTVVLVNGSPWQHALAAVFISGVFFLLLTLTGLREKLINAIPIELKLAVGAGIGIFIAFIGLQNAGIIVNNDATLVGLGDFTNGNTLLAIFGLIVTVILMVKGIKGGVFYGMVITTIVGMVFQLIEVPTQVVDKVPSLEPTFGALFSSFGDSSFYTTTMLGVILTFLFVDFFDNAGTLVAVANQAGFVKDNKLPRAGKALISDSIATIAGSIFGTSTVTSFVESSAGVAAGARTGFASLVTAALFILSIFFYPLLSVITPPVTAPALIIVGVLMVSSLGKIDWSKFEIAVPSFFTMIAMPLTYSIATGIAVGFIFYPITMIVKGRTKEIHPIMYFFFVIFVLYFIFL from the coding sequence ATGAAAAAGTATTTCCAGTTTGAAGAACTTGGAACAAACTATCGCAGAGAATTTTTAGGTGGTCTAACTACATTTTTGGCAATGGCCTATATTTTGGTTGTCAATCCGATGACTTTAACTCTTCAAACAGTACCAGACTTTCCAGATTCACTACGAATGGATTATGGTGCAGTGTTTGTTGCAACTGCATTATCTGCTGCTGTAGGTTCTATCATTATGGGACTAGTAGCAAAGTATCCATTAAGTCTTGCGCCGGGGCTTGGATTAAATGCGTTCTTTGCTTATACTGTTGTACTAGTTAATGGAAGCCCGTGGCAGCATGCACTAGCAGCAGTTTTTATTTCAGGAGTATTCTTTTTACTTTTAACCCTTACTGGGCTTCGTGAAAAATTAATAAATGCCATTCCGATTGAGTTAAAATTAGCAGTTGGGGCGGGAATTGGAATATTTATTGCATTTATCGGACTGCAAAATGCAGGAATTATCGTCAATAATGATGCTACGCTTGTAGGCTTAGGAGACTTTACTAACGGCAATACATTACTAGCTATCTTCGGCTTAATTGTTACTGTTATTTTGATGGTGAAGGGAATTAAAGGCGGCGTATTTTATGGAATGGTTATCACCACAATAGTAGGTATGGTCTTCCAATTAATCGAGGTTCCTACTCAAGTTGTAGATAAGGTTCCAAGTCTTGAACCAACTTTCGGTGCTTTATTTTCCTCTTTTGGAGACAGTTCATTTTATACAACAACAATGCTTGGAGTTATATTAACCTTTTTATTTGTAGATTTTTTTGATAATGCAGGAACATTAGTTGCTGTTGCAAACCAAGCAGGATTTGTGAAAGATAATAAACTGCCACGTGCAGGAAAAGCGCTTATTTCGGATTCGATTGCTACAATTGCTGGATCGATTTTTGGAACATCAACGGTCACTTCCTTTGTAGAATCTTCTGCAGGGGTAGCTGCTGGAGCAAGAACGGGATTTGCTTCACTTGTTACTGCGGCACTTTTTATTCTTTCTATATTCTTCTACCCATTATTATCTGTAATCACACCACCAGTTACTGCACCTGCATTAATAATTGTTGGAGTATTAATGGTTTCATCTTTAGGGAAGATTGATTGGTCGAAATTCGAGATTGCCGTTCCATCATTTTTTACGATGATTGCAATGCCGCTTACTTATAGTATTGCAACAGGAATCGCAGTTGGATTTATCTTTTATCCAATTACAATGATCGTAAAAGGACGTACGAAAGAAATCCATCCAATCATGTATTTCTTCTTTGTTATATTTGTTCTTTACTTCATTTTCTTATAA
- a CDS encoding DUF4064 domain-containing protein — protein MKRTAEFVLGLVGGIIGILVALSALFVAFIGFLADDAGAATVIVIIAFIFLIIQVAALIMSCLVNRMDHKLFGGLMITCGILSFPVSIFLMFIPSVLYIISGALGLRVLEAEPKSMELDTY, from the coding sequence ATGAAGAGAACAGCAGAGTTTGTATTAGGCCTAGTAGGTGGAATTATTGGCATCCTTGTAGCACTTTCAGCATTATTTGTTGCATTTATCGGCTTTTTGGCCGATGATGCAGGGGCTGCAACGGTGATTGTAATCATTGCATTTATTTTTTTAATTATTCAAGTGGCTGCACTTATTATGAGCTGCCTTGTGAATCGGATGGACCATAAGCTTTTTGGGGGATTAATGATTACGTGTGGGATCCTATCGTTCCCGGTCTCAATCTTCCTTATGTTTATTCCAAGCGTTCTTTACATCATATCCGGTGCGCTTGGTTTGCGAGTACTTGAAGCAGAACCAAAGTCCATGGAATTAGACACCTACTAA
- a CDS encoding vWA domain-containing protein: MIKRAITVTSILLLFLTGCSDKKDVSKEKPEAETDVEAVTAPQKKEENKQPEVKEETALTEIEAVKIPATIEEFASSMSGQLTKDFPYDKETASWPSTNTLKGIEDELTEHLRAAAKATGDTDILFKSFIYYLGNSAYDEVVPELMAFKPQFDEPYLPEPEEVSENKAIQEKAAPSKAIIMLDASSSMLLNVDGEQKMKIAKSAVRSFAKTIGATSEVSLYVYGHAGSQENKDKQLSCSKIEEVYPLQKYHEENFYKAVDGVEAKGWTPLAGALNKANEVSQSMDGDITLYIVSDGAETCDGNPVEEAKQFVQGEENRKVNIIGFDVDEKHENQLKAVAEAGQGEYFSAKNTEELKNTVIQKWVPPGMIEIMGKQWASPKGTFAIFWQDMDVDKMSQKISYAINVEQGRFRDAANVMLIEKMITEEQKDRLINKIEEHKEKLEQLNGQLKEQKKMEIDAEVNRIDQKINDWAKRMELLREENKK; encoded by the coding sequence ATGATTAAACGTGCTATTACGGTGACGAGTATTTTACTGCTATTCCTTACAGGCTGCTCTGACAAGAAGGACGTCAGCAAAGAGAAGCCAGAAGCAGAGACAGACGTAGAAGCAGTGACAGCACCGCAAAAGAAAGAAGAAAACAAGCAGCCGGAAGTGAAGGAAGAAACGGCATTAACAGAAATAGAGGCAGTGAAAATACCTGCTACAATTGAGGAATTTGCAAGCTCGATGTCGGGGCAATTAACGAAGGATTTTCCATACGATAAAGAAACAGCATCATGGCCAAGTACGAACACATTAAAAGGAATAGAGGATGAATTAACTGAGCATTTACGTGCTGCAGCAAAAGCAACGGGTGATACCGATATTCTATTTAAATCTTTCATTTATTACTTAGGAAACAGTGCATACGATGAGGTTGTTCCTGAGCTCATGGCATTTAAACCACAGTTTGATGAGCCGTACTTGCCTGAACCTGAGGAAGTATCAGAAAACAAAGCTATTCAAGAGAAAGCAGCTCCTTCAAAGGCAATTATCATGCTAGATGCCAGCTCGAGTATGCTGCTTAACGTAGACGGAGAACAGAAAATGAAAATTGCCAAAAGTGCTGTTCGCAGCTTCGCTAAAACAATTGGCGCAACGAGTGAGGTTTCGCTTTATGTTTATGGACACGCTGGGTCACAGGAAAATAAGGATAAGCAATTATCGTGCTCAAAGATAGAAGAGGTGTATCCATTACAAAAATATCACGAAGAAAACTTTTATAAAGCAGTTGATGGCGTTGAGGCTAAAGGCTGGACGCCTTTAGCAGGAGCTCTTAATAAAGCAAATGAAGTCAGTCAATCAATGGATGGAGATATAACACTATATATTGTGAGTGATGGCGCTGAGACATGTGATGGGAATCCCGTTGAAGAAGCAAAACAATTTGTTCAAGGTGAAGAGAATCGCAAAGTAAATATTATCGGATTTGATGTGGATGAAAAACATGAGAATCAATTAAAAGCTGTTGCGGAGGCAGGTCAAGGCGAGTATTTCTCAGCAAAGAATACAGAGGAGCTAAAGAATACAGTTATCCAAAAATGGGTACCTCCAGGCATGATCGAAATTATGGGGAAGCAATGGGCCTCTCCAAAGGGGACATTTGCAATATTTTGGCAGGATATGGATGTTGATAAAATGTCTCAGAAAATTTCTTATGCAATCAATGTAGAACAAGGCAGGTTCAGGGATGCAGCTAATGTGATGCTAATAGAGAAAATGATTACTGAGGAACAAAAAGATAGGTTAATAAACAAAATTGAGGAGCATAAGGAAAAATTGGAACAGCTTAATGGGCAATTAAAAGAGCAAAAGAAAATGGAAATTGATGCTGAGGTCAATCGAATTGATCAGAAAATCAATGATTGGGCAAAACGGATGGAGCTCTTGCGAGAGGAAAATAAAAAATAA
- a CDS encoding DUF58 domain-containing protein yields MRSILSVLKKVWKLIVLFLLIGITFSYAMFQGGFVSWFLFYSFLPFAIYALSLSFYPLTHFQAVRVFQKTEFNAGETLKVSITISRKSVFPLFFLVIEDCLSDQLLLLQERNKTKAFLFPGFQKEITWEYQVNDLQRGEHFFQYVRLKSGDPLGLIEKEILVQTDNKIIVYPAYEELIYRPLENHFDQGMTASKERVQRDTSMAIGIREYQPGDRFSWINWKATAKRNEIMTKEFEQRQSHDVYILMDCAPNSRFETIVSFSASIIRAILQKGAQVGFLSSASERVAFPIRGGEGQQLQLFYHLAKVKDNSPVSIDRVLEVEGFLLQQNNLMVVTGQLTRSLIEKAGLLTSKNNAVTIFILKNEAEILSQNELALMSAANSRGLRIVLVHKGDFKAVFSEVARR; encoded by the coding sequence ATGAGGAGCATACTCTCAGTATTGAAAAAGGTATGGAAATTAATTGTTCTGTTCCTATTAATCGGGATTACCTTTTCCTATGCTATGTTTCAGGGGGGATTTGTAAGCTGGTTTTTATTTTATAGCTTTCTCCCGTTTGCTATATATGCGCTGTCCCTTTCCTTTTACCCGCTTACTCATTTTCAAGCCGTACGTGTTTTCCAAAAAACTGAATTTAATGCGGGTGAAACATTAAAGGTTTCTATTACTATAAGTAGGAAATCAGTGTTTCCATTATTCTTTTTAGTCATTGAAGATTGTCTTAGTGATCAGCTCCTATTATTACAAGAAAGGAATAAGACGAAGGCATTCTTGTTTCCTGGCTTTCAAAAGGAGATCACTTGGGAGTATCAAGTCAATGATTTGCAGAGAGGAGAGCATTTTTTTCAGTATGTGAGGCTGAAAAGCGGGGATCCACTAGGGTTAATTGAAAAAGAAATACTAGTTCAAACAGACAATAAAATAATTGTTTATCCTGCCTATGAAGAACTCATATACAGACCGCTGGAAAACCATTTTGATCAAGGAATGACTGCGTCAAAAGAGCGTGTTCAAAGGGATACTTCAATGGCGATTGGGATTAGGGAGTACCAGCCTGGGGATCGTTTTTCATGGATTAACTGGAAGGCGACAGCGAAGCGGAATGAAATTATGACGAAGGAATTCGAACAGCGGCAATCCCATGACGTATATATTCTAATGGATTGTGCACCGAATAGTCGTTTCGAGACCATCGTTTCCTTCTCTGCTTCCATTATTCGAGCGATCCTTCAAAAAGGAGCTCAGGTTGGTTTTCTTTCTTCTGCATCTGAGCGGGTAGCTTTTCCAATTAGGGGAGGGGAAGGTCAGCAGCTGCAATTATTTTATCATCTTGCCAAGGTAAAAGATAATAGTCCTGTTTCGATTGACCGAGTCCTTGAAGTAGAAGGATTCTTACTTCAGCAAAATAACCTCATGGTCGTTACTGGACAATTGACTAGAAGCTTAATTGAAAAAGCAGGTTTACTTACATCTAAAAATAACGCAGTCACGATTTTTATCCTTAAGAATGAGGCGGAAATTCTCTCACAAAATGAGCTTGCCCTAATGTCCGCTGCCAATTCAAGAGGTTTGCGCATTGTTTTAGTTCATAAAGGGGATTTTAAAGCAGTGTTTTCGGAGGTGGCCAGAAGATGA
- a CDS encoding AAA family ATPase — protein sequence MNRNYMHPMIEKVISNIEKVMIGKRNVAELSIIALLAEGHVLLEDVPGVGKTMMVRALAKSVGANFRRIQFTPDLLPSDVTGVSIYNPKEMEFQFRPGPIMGNIILADEINRTSPKTQSALLEGMEESSVTIDGVTHRLEKPFFVMATQNPIEYEGTYPLPEAQLDRFLLKMKMGYPDMKEEIEVLDRAQKVRPIDDLEPVIDLMELRDLQAQIKEVHVDDTIKRYIVDLANRTRTHASVYLGVSPRGSIALMKAAQAYAFMYGRDYVLPDDIQYLTGPVFVHRIILKSEAKFEGISAEDVVNRVIARTPVPVQRYVK from the coding sequence ATGAATCGAAATTACATGCATCCTATGATAGAGAAAGTAATAAGCAATATTGAAAAAGTCATGATCGGGAAACGAAATGTTGCGGAATTGAGCATAATCGCTTTACTGGCTGAAGGGCATGTATTACTAGAAGATGTTCCGGGTGTTGGAAAAACAATGATGGTCCGCGCACTTGCGAAATCTGTTGGGGCAAATTTCAGAAGAATTCAGTTTACTCCGGATTTGCTGCCGTCAGATGTAACAGGTGTTTCCATATATAATCCGAAGGAAATGGAGTTCCAGTTCAGACCAGGGCCAATTATGGGGAATATTATTTTAGCGGATGAAATCAACCGAACTTCTCCGAAAACACAATCTGCTCTCCTTGAAGGGATGGAGGAAAGCAGTGTAACCATTGATGGGGTCACTCATCGTTTAGAAAAACCGTTTTTCGTTATGGCGACCCAGAACCCAATTGAATATGAGGGTACATATCCTCTCCCAGAGGCGCAATTAGATCGATTTTTATTAAAAATGAAAATGGGTTACCCGGACATGAAGGAGGAAATTGAAGTATTGGACCGAGCCCAAAAGGTCCGGCCAATTGATGATTTGGAGCCTGTTATTGATTTAATGGAATTAAGAGATTTGCAGGCACAAATAAAAGAAGTGCATGTAGATGATACGATAAAACGTTATATTGTTGACCTCGCTAACCGGACGAGAACACATGCTAGTGTTTATCTTGGGGTAAGTCCAAGGGGTTCGATTGCTTTAATGAAGGCCGCGCAAGCATATGCATTTATGTATGGCAGGGACTATGTTCTCCCAGATGATATTCAGTATTTAACTGGACCTGTGTTTGTACATCGGATTATTTTAAAATCTGAGGCTAAGTTTGAAGGGATTTCTGCAGAAGATGTTGTAAACCGAGTTATAGCAAGGACTCCGGTTCCAGTACAAAGGTATGTGAAGTAG